The stretch of DNA ACATCGACCGCGTCCGCGCATCCCCTGTTCGAGCGACAGGGGATGCGCTGGATCTGGATGGGCGATGCGAGGCGGCTTATCGGTGGCGATGGCCGCCCCCGCCCCAGCCCCCGCCACCATGCGGGAAATGCGGCATGCTGGCTCTGGGGCCGGGCGACATGGAGCCGTGGAAGGGTTGGAAATTATGCGGCCCGCGCGGGGCTTCGCGCATGAAATGGCCGCGGTCGCCCCGGATATAGACCCGATCGCCCAGACCGCGACGATAATAGAAATAGCCGTCGCTGCCCCAATAGCCGTCATAGATCGGCCCGTAATAGCCGTCATACCAGCCGTTATAGGCATAGGGCCCCGGACCATAGGTCATCCGCCCGCCATAGGCATAATCATCCGCGCAACCCGCCAGCGGCAGCGCGCCAAGGCCGAGCAGCAGGAGAAAGAGGTTCTTGTTCATCGTCATGATCGCCTCCATCAGCAGGGCATCATCCAGTCTGCGCCGGATTCTATTATCGCACGGCGCAGCATGACCAAGGCGGGACAATCGCCACCCGTTAACCCCTTATCCGACCCTGACTGTGACTTACGGCTGAATAAGGCGGGCACAAAGACGAGATTTCGTCATTTCCTTTCATCAACGCGCCACGAACTTGATATCGGACGCCTGATCGATGTTCAGCGTCTGGACCTCTTGCCCCACCGCGCCGCCGACCGGATCGCGGCGAAAGACCTTGATCCCATGGCTGCGTTGATTGGCGATCAGGACAAAGCGGCCATCGGGGGAAAAGGCGAATTCGCGCGGTTCATCGCCCTCGACCGCGCGGCGATCCACCAGTTGCAGCGAGCCGTCCTCCGGCGACACCTTAAAGCTGAGCAGGTGATTGTCGCTGCCCCGATCGGTGACCGAGAGAAAACGGCCGTCGGGCGAGAAATGGAGCGCCGCCGCGCCCACCTTGCCCGCAAACCCTTCGGGCGCCAGCGTGATCGTCTGGCGCAGCGTCAGGCGGCCATCGACATGATCGAGCACCGCCACCTGCCCGCTCATCTCCAGCGTGACATAGGCATGGCGGCCATCGCGCGAAAAGACCAGATGGCGCGGCCCCGATCCCTTGGGCATCTCGGTAAAGGGCTGATCGCGCAGGGCCGACAGGGGCGTTTCGCGCCGCGCCGGATCATAGCGATAGGCATAGACCCGGTCGCCCCCCAGATCCTGCACAAAGACAAAACGGCCATCAGGAGACGAGACCACCGAATGGATATGGGGCGAGGCCTGACGGTCGGGATTGACCATGCTGGCGCGATAGGTCTTGACCTGCGTGACCGGCTCCAG from Novosphingobium humi encodes:
- a CDS encoding lactonase family protein; the encoded protein is MVFKVLLGSLGLVLGASSAMATPLLIGTYTGGQSKGIYLYNFDDRTGHIDPHPAQVTAAENPSWLVLSTDHRLLYAVDENGEGGRDPVGRASAFRMDPASGRLTFINRMSSLGAEPTHAGLSKDGRYLFVANYAVSADPGGILSVLPVGKGGALEPVTQVKTYRASMVNPDRQASPHIHSVVSSPDGRFVFVQDLGGDRVYAYRYDPARRETPLSALRDQPFTEMPKGSGPRHLVFSRDGRHAYVTLEMSGQVAVLDHVDGRLTLRQTITLAPEGFAGKVGAAALHFSPDGRFLSVTDRGSDNHLLSFKVSPEDGSLQLVDRRAVEGDEPREFAFSPDGRFVLIANQRSHGIKVFRRDPVGGAVGQEVQTLNIDQASDIKFVAR